Genomic DNA from Roseburia intestinalis L1-82:
CCACAGTTATCCCCCGAAAATGTTAAAAAATGTGGGTTGAAGAATGCCGATTTTTAGCGGTTTCGCAAAGTTATCCCCAATTTGTGGATAACTTGTGGATATTTTATGGATAATCCACGGATAATCTGTTTATAAACAGGATAATCCCTTATATTTAGCGGTCTATAACTTTTTTCGACTTATTCACACATATTTTTTCCCTTCATGCAAATTTTTATTATTCAGGCTCTCTATTTTGCCCAAATTTGGGTTTTTTTGCATTCACCCTAACTTAAAATACCCTGTACAAACTTTTCATTGATAAAAGCAAAAAAATAGTGTAGGATAGAACTATGTAGGATTTTTTATCAGGAGCGTACAAATTTGGGCGTAAGCTCATATTTGTTATGCGCAAAATACAGCGCAAAAATGAGGATTAAAATGGATAAAATTTTAGAAAAATGGGACGAGATTCTCTCAACCGTCAAACATGAGCATGATATCAGTGATATTTCTTTTGATACCTGGATTCGCCCGCTCGAAGTTTACGGCGTCGAGGGCAGCACTTTATATATACTGGTTCCATCGGAACAGATGACCCTAAGCTATATTTCAAAAAAATATTATCTTCCTTTAAAGGTAACGATTGCAGAACTTACGGGGACAGAATACGAAATCAAGTTCATCCTGCCGGAACAGACAAAAAATATCCGCACCGGCAATAGCGGCGTACCGAAAAAAAATGCACTTTCCGAAAAGGCGGACAGATCAAATCTGAATCCGAACTATACATTCGACACGTTCGTCGTCGGCAGCAATAACCGTTTTGCACAGTCGGCGTCACTTGCCGTTGCTGAATCTCCGGGTGAAGCATACAATCCTCTCTATATTTATGGAGGACCGGGACTTGGGAAAACTCACCTTATGCATTCCATCGGTCATTTTATATTAGAGAGAAACCCGAACGCAAAAGTACTTTATGTTACATCCGAAGAATTTACCAACGAAGTAATCGAGTCAATTCGAAGTGGTAATGCTTCCGCTATGAACAAACTTCGTGAAAAGTATCGTACGATTGATGTATTAATGGTCGATGACGTTCAGTTTATCATCGGTAAGGAAAGTACACAGGAAGAATTTTTCCATACATTTAATGCACTCCACTCTGCCGGCAAGCAGATTATTTTAACATCCGATAAACCGCCAAAAGACATGGAAACCTTAGAAGACCGGATTCGTTCACGTTTCGAATGGGGTCTTATTGCTGATATCGGAACTCCAGACTACGAAACACGAATGGCTATCCTGCGAAGAAAAGTTGAAGCTGACGACATGAAACTCAGCGATGAGATTCTTAATTATATTGCAACTAACATTAAATCCAACATTCGTGAACTTGAAGGAGCTTTAAACAAACTTCTGGCATATTCCAATCTTGAAAAAACAGATATCACAATGGAAATTGCCATGAAAGAACTTCAGAATATTATTACACCGGACAAGCCAAGAGAGATCACGCCACAGCTTGTAATTGAAGTTGTCACCGAACATTTCAATATTTCGCTGGATCAGATGATCTCAAAAAACAGAAGTAACGAAATTGCCAGACCAAGACAGATTGCAATGTACCTCTGTAAGAATATGACAGATATACCGCTTGACTCGATCGGACAGTTACTTGGGGGAAGAGACCATTCCACCATTATTCATGGTATCAAAAAAATTGCCGATGAATACGAATCAAACGAAAATACACGCAATTTAATAGAAACTATCAAGAAAAAAATCAATCCTAACTAAAGTTATCAAGGTTTTTCGAAGTTATACACAAAAAATTGTTGATATCTTGTTAAATTAACGTGAATTCCGTATGGACAAGTCTCATTTTCATGTTTAAAACCTGTTTAAGACATTTATGAGCCTCATCCTCAATTCACATCATTTCAAGATAATTTCCGCATGGTTTTCACAGGGTTATACCACCTCAAATTTTTTTTAACCCCTTGAAAATTAAGGCTTTCTACGGTTATCAACTTATGAACAGCCTCTAAGACGACTACGGCGGATTTCTATTTATTTTTTTATGAACACGTTTTGGCGAGCCACTACGTTTCATCAGGAAGGAGTTATCTACAACATGAAATTAATTTGTTCTAAATCTAATCTGTTACATGGTGTTAATATTGTTTCAAAAGCAGTTCCTACCAGAACTACCATGGCGATCTTAGAATGTATTCTGATCGATGCTTCTGCAAACGAAATTAAACTTACTGCAAATGATATGGAACTTGGGATCGAAACAAAGATCGAAGGCGAGATTGCAGAACGTGGTGTAATCGCACTGGATGCAAAAATCTTTTCCGAGATTGTCCGTAAACTTCCAGACAGTGATGTTACGATCGAAACTGATGCATCCTTTAAAACAACTATTACATGTGAAAAAGCAAAATTTAACATTGTCGGTAAATCCGGTGATGATTTTTCCTATATTCCGTACATTGAACGTAACGAACCAATCGTTATGTCCCAGTTCACCTTAAAAGAAGTCATTCGCCAGACTATTTTCTCCATCGCTGACAATGACAACAACAAATTAATGACAGGTGAGTTGTTCGAGATCGAAGAAAACGATCTTAAGGTTGTCTCCCTCGACGGACACCGTATTTCGATTCGCAACATTGAATTAAAAAATAATTATTCTCACAAAAAAGTTGTCGTTCCCGGAAAAACACTTCAGGAAGTCAGCAAAATCCTTCCGGGTAGTGCAGAAGATGAAGTATCTATTTTCCTGACAGACAATCACATCGTTTTTGAGTTTGAAAATACGACAGTCGTTTCCCGTCTGATCGAAGGTGAATACTTCAAGATTGAACAGATGTTATCTTCTGATTACGAAACAAAAGTAAAAATAAACAAACGTGAGCTGTTAGACTGTATTGACCGTGCAACACTTCTTGTCAAAGAAGGTGATAAGAAACCGATCATCATGAACATCACAGATGGAACGATGGAATTAAAAATCAATTCCTTTATTGGTTCCATGAATGAAGATATCGATATTGCCAAAGAAGGAAAAGATATTTTAATTGGCTTTAATCCAAAGTTTTTCATTGATGCGCTGCGAGTAATCGATGAAGAAGAAGTAACACTTTACATGGTCAATCCGAAAGCACCATGTTTTATCAAGGATGATGAAGGTACATTTATTTATCTGATTCTTCCGGTTAACTTTAATGCAGCTGCAAACTAATTATTTTTATAGAATTTGAAATCTATGATTGATATTGCCCAAAGGGCGATAGAAAGGAATTCCATGATAGAGATTCAGATTAGAGAAACAGATGAATTTATAAAACTTGGACAGGCTTTGAAAAAAGCCGGACTTGTGGAATCCGGTGTTGATGCAAAATTTGTCATCCAGGATGGTCTGGTAAAAGTCAATGGTGAAACAGAACTTCAGCGTGGAAAAAAAATCCATGATGGTGATGTGATTTCCTATAACGGGGAAACGGTGAAAGTCTCAAAATGATCATTCAGTCCATTGAATTGAACAATTTCCGCAACTATGAAAATCTCCATATTTCATTTGATGAGGGAACCAATATTTTATTTGGCGATAATGCACAGGGAAAGACCAATATCCTGGAAGCTGCTTACTTAAGTGGAACTACAAAGTCCCACAAGGGAAGCAAAGACAAAGAGATGATCCGTTTTGGAACAAACGAAGCGCATCTTCGTACCATGGTTTTAAAAAACGGCAAACAATACCAGATCGACATGCATTTAAAACATAACCGTTCTAAGGGAATTGCCGTAAATAAGATACCGATGAAAAAAGCAAGTGAGCTTTTTGGAATTTTAAACATTGTATTTTTTTCGCCGGAAGATTTGAATATTATCAAAAACGGACCGTCCGAACGCAGACATTTTCTGGATGCAGAGTTATGTCAGCTAGATAAAATTTATTTATCTGACCTGTCAAATTACAATAAAATCTTAAATCAGCGCAATAAACTGTTGAAAGATATGGTTTACCGGCCTGAATTATCGGATACACTCCCGGTATGGGATATGCAGCTGGCTGATACCGGGAAAAAAATTATCAGACGGAGAGAAAAGTTTGTAAAAGAACTGAATGAGCTTGTTCATGAGATACACTATCGGATATCCGGCGGGAGAGAAGAACTTTTTCTTTCGTATGAGCCAAGTGTTTCTGCGGATCTGTTGGAACAGGAGTTAGAACGGGTGAAACTGCGAGACCTGAAACAGTGCCAGACATCCGTAGGGCCACACCGTGATGATCTGCTTTTTTCCATTGCAGGTGTTGATATCCGTAAATTTGGTTCACAGGGGCAGCAGAGAACCTCTGCACTCTCTTTGAAGTTATCCGAGATAGAGCTGGTGAGAAAATCAATTCATGATACTCCGGTACTTTTACTGGATGATGTTTTATCAGAGTTGGACAGCAATCGTCAGAATTATTTGTTAAACAGTATATGTGATACCCAGACAATTATTACCTGTACCGGTTTGGATGAATTTATCCGTAACAGGTTCGAAATCAATAAGGTTTTTGAGGTAATAAGTGGTCAGGTATTTGAAAAAGGTCAAGTTATAGAAAGGCAAGGTTAGCAGAATGGCAACAGAAAAAATTGAAAATCCAAATGAATACGGAGCTGACCAGATCCAGATTCTGGAAGGACTTGAAGCAGTTCGTAAAAGACCAGGTATGTATATCGGCAGTACATCGGCGAGAGGACTCCATCATTTGGTCTATGAGATTGTAGATAATGCCGTGGATGAGGCACTTGCCGGATATTGCAAAAACATAGAGGTTACCATCAACCCGGACAATTCCATTACAGTTGAAGATGACGGGCGTGGTATTCCGGTTGGAATGAATCATAAAGCTGGAAAATCAGCACTTGAGGTTGTATATACGGTTCTTCATGCAGGCGGAAAATTCGGCGGTGGAGGATATAAAGTATCCGGTGGCCTGCACGGAGTAGGTGCGTCAGTTGTAAATGCGCTTTCCACCAAACTTTGTGTTGAAGTATACAAAGAGGGACAGGTTTATTTCCAAAGTTACCATATCGGAAAACCGGACGAACCGGTCAAAGTAATCGGAACCTGTGATTCGGAAAAACACGGCACGAAGGTTACGTTCCATCCGGATCCTGAGATTTTCGAGGAGACCGTTTATGATTACGACACTTTAAAACAGCGTCTTCGTGAAACAGCATTTTTAACAAAAGGACTTCGCATTGTACTTACGGATACCAGAGAAGAATCGCATCATTGTCATGAGTTCCATTATGCCGGTGGTATCAAGGAATTTGTCACTTACTTAAACCGCAGCAAAGAGGCATTGTACCCGGATGTCATTTACTGTGAGGGAACCAGGGATGGTGTGTATGTCGAAGTTGCCATGCAGCACAATGATTCCTACAACGATGCGACCTACAGTTTTGTAAATAACATCATTACGCCGGAAGGTGGTACGCACCTCGCCGGATTCCGTAATGCGCTGACGAAAACATTTAATACTTACGCGAGAGCAAATAAGATTTTAAAAGATTCGGAACCAGCACTGACCGGTGACGATATCCGAGAGGGACTGACTGCGATCATCAGTATCAAGATTGAGGAGCCGCAGTTTGAGGGACAGACAAAACAGAAACTCGGAAACAGCGAGGCGCGTGGAGCAGTGGATTCCGTGGTAAGTGAGCAGCTCACATATTTCTTAGAGCAGAATCCTGCAGTTGCAAAGAGTATCTGTGAAAAATCTCTGCTTGCGCAGCGTGCGAGAGAGGCAGCGAGAAAAGCGCGTGACCTGACCAGAAGAAAAACAGCCTTGGAAGGTACTTCCTTACCTGGAAAACTTGCAGACTGTTCGGACAAAGATCCGAAAAACTGTGAGATCTTTATCGTCGAGGGAGATTCCGCGGGTGGTTCTGCAAAGACAGCAAGAAGCCGTGCAACACAGGCAATTCTTCCTTTGCGTGGTAAAATCCTGAACGTGGAAAAAGCGAGACTGGATAAAATTTACGGCAATGCCGAGATCAAAGCAATGATCACTGCATTTGGTACCGGAATTCATGAAGACTTTGATATTTCCAAGCTGCGTTATGACAAGATCATTATTATGACGGATGCCGATGTCGATGGTGCTCATATTGCGACACTGATGCTGACATTTTTATACCGTTTTATGCCGGAACTCATCAAGCAGGGGCATGTATATCTTGCAACTCCGCCGCTTTACAAGATTGAGAAAAATAAAAATATCTGGTATGCGTACGATGACGCTGAATTAAACAATATCCTGATTGAGATCGGACGTGATGGCAATAACAAAATCCAGCGTTACAAAGGACTTGGAGAGATGGATGCCGAGCAGCTCTGGGAGACGACTATGGATCCGGAAAAACGTATTTTAAAACGTGTCATGATCGATGAGGAAAATTCTTCGGAGATTGATGTGACATTTACGACTTTGATGGGTGACAAGGTAGAACCGAGACGTGAGTTTATCGAGGAAAATGCAAAGTATGTACAGAATCTGGATATTTAACAGATAGGTGCAGCCGGATTTTTAGAAGATGTGATCCGTTTGCAGAAGTTCGGATGACAGAGACGAGTTAGAAATGGAGAAGAAATCAGATGGATGATAAAATTTTTGATCAGATTCATGACGTCGATTTGAAAAAAACGATGGAAACATCCTATATCGATTATGCCATGAGTGTTATCGCGCAGCGTGCGCTCCCTGATGTAAGGGATGGTTTAAAACCGGTACAGCGCCGTGTGCTTTACTCAATGATAGAGCTGAACAATGGTCCGGATAAGCCGCATCGTAAATGTGCGCGTATCGTCGGTGATACGATGGGTAAATACCATCCGCACGGAGACAGTTCTATTTATGGAGCTCTTGTAAATATGGCACAGGAGTGGTCGACCAGATATCCGTTAGTTGACGGTCATGGAAACTTTGGTTCCGTGGACGGTGACGGCGCGGCTGCCATGCGATATACGGAGGCACGTCTCAGTAAAATTTCCATGGAAATGCTTGCCGATATTGGAAAAGACACCGTTGATTTCGTTCCAAACTTTGATGAGACGGAGAAAGAACCTACCGTTCTGCCATCCCGTTATCCGAACCTTTTAGTAAACGGAACTACCGGTATTGCCGTTGGTATGGCAACAAATATTCCGCCGCACAACCTGCGCGAAGTCATCAATGCCGTAGTAAAGATCATTGACAACAAAGTCGAGGAGGACCGCGATACCGATATCGAAGAATTACTCTCTATCGTCAAGGGACCGGACTTCCCTACCGGAGGCATGATTCTTGGAACAGCCGGGATTAATGAGGCTTACCGTACCGGACGTGGAAAAGTCCGTGTGCGTGCAATTACAGATATAGAACCAATGCAAAACGGCAAAAACCGTATCGTGGTAACCGAACTTCCGTACATGGTTAATAAAGCGAGACTGATCGAGAAGATCGCCGAGTTAGTCCGCGATAAAAAAGTGGATGGAATCACAGATCTGCGTGACGAGTCCGACCGTCAGGGTATGCGTATCTGTATCGAACTCCGCCGTGACGTCAATCCGAATGTCGTATTGAATTTACTTTACAAACATACACAGCTTCAGGATACTTTTGGCGTGATCATGTTAGCACTGGTAAATAACGAGCCGAAAGTTTTAAACCTCTACGACATGTTAAAGTATTACCTGATCCATCAGGAAGAGGTCGTTACCAGAAGAACCAAATACGAATTAAACAAAGCGGAAGAACGCGCCCACATTTTAGAGGGCTTGCTGATCGCACTTGACAATATCGATGAAGTCATCAGCATCATAAGGAGCAGCCAGAATACGCAGGAAGCAAAATCACGTTTGATGGAGCGTTTCTCCTTAAGCGATGCACAGTCACAGGCAATTGTAGATATGCGTCTGCGTGCACTGACAGGTCTGGAACGCGAAAAACTTGAGGCAGAGTATGCAGAGCTGATGGACCGCATTGCAGAATTGCGTGCTATTTTGGCAGATAAGAAAAAACTGCTCGGCGTGATCCGTACGGAGATTCTGCTGATTGCTGATAAATACGGCGACGACAGAAGAACATCCATTGGCTTTGACGAGTACGACATTTCCATGGAGGATCTGATTCCAGTAACAAACACTGTCATTACCATGACAAAATTAGGTTACATCAAGCGCATGAGCCTTGACAATTTCCGCGCACAGAACCGTGGCGGTAAGGGAATCAAGGGAATGGAGACGATCGATGACGATTACATCGAAGAACTTTTGATGACGACATCCCATCACTACATGATGTTCTTCACAAACACCGGACGTGTATACCGTATCAAGGCTTACGAGATCCCGGAGGCAAGCCGTACCGCGAGGGGAACTGCAATCGTAAACCTGCTCCAGCTCCAGCCGGGCGAGAAAATTACGGCAGTTATCCCGATCCGTGAATACACGGAAGGACATTTCCTGTTCATGGCGACAAAGAAAGGCATTGTGAAGAAAACACCGATTACCGACTATGCAAATGTCAGAAAGACAGGACTTGCTGCGATCAGTTTAAGGGAAGATGATGAGCTGATCGAGGTAAAAAAGACAGATAACAATCAGGATGTTTTCTTAGTGACGAAATATGGTCAGTGTATCCGGTTTAAAGAGACAGATGTAAGAAAAACAGGCCGTACTTCCATGGGAGTCATCGGTATGAATCTTACGGATGGGGATGAAGTTATCGGTATGCAGATGCAGTCCCAGGGGGATGCACTCATGATCGTTTCAGAAAAAGGTCTTGGAAAATGTACACTGATCTCCGAATTTACCACGCAGAACCGTGGCGGTAAGGGTGTAAAATGTTACAAGATCACCGAAAAGACTGGAAATATTGTCGGCGTGAAAGCGGTAAACCAGGACAATGAACTGATGCTGATCACCACCGAAGGAATTATTATCCGTATCAAAGTCAGTGATACAACGTTGCTCGGAAGAATTACTTCCGGTGTCAAACTCATCAACTTAGATGAGAATGTCACTGTGGCAAGTATCGCAAAAGTGCGTGAGGATAAGAGTCTGATCGACAATGCAGACACATCCGAACTGCTCAGTGAGGAGGAAGAAAAGGAAAGTGCAGCCATCGCTGCGGAAAATGCAAAAAAGGCATCTGTAGAAAATACAGAGACAGACGACGAGCTGATGAAAGAACTGTTAG
This window encodes:
- the dnaA gene encoding chromosomal replication initiator protein DnaA, whose translation is MDKILEKWDEILSTVKHEHDISDISFDTWIRPLEVYGVEGSTLYILVPSEQMTLSYISKKYYLPLKVTIAELTGTEYEIKFILPEQTKNIRTGNSGVPKKNALSEKADRSNLNPNYTFDTFVVGSNNRFAQSASLAVAESPGEAYNPLYIYGGPGLGKTHLMHSIGHFILERNPNAKVLYVTSEEFTNEVIESIRSGNASAMNKLREKYRTIDVLMVDDVQFIIGKESTQEEFFHTFNALHSAGKQIILTSDKPPKDMETLEDRIRSRFEWGLIADIGTPDYETRMAILRRKVEADDMKLSDEILNYIATNIKSNIRELEGALNKLLAYSNLEKTDITMEIAMKELQNIITPDKPREITPQLVIEVVTEHFNISLDQMISKNRSNEIARPRQIAMYLCKNMTDIPLDSIGQLLGGRDHSTIIHGIKKIADEYESNENTRNLIETIKKKINPN
- the dnaN gene encoding DNA polymerase III subunit beta, producing the protein MKLICSKSNLLHGVNIVSKAVPTRTTMAILECILIDASANEIKLTANDMELGIETKIEGEIAERGVIALDAKIFSEIVRKLPDSDVTIETDASFKTTITCEKAKFNIVGKSGDDFSYIPYIERNEPIVMSQFTLKEVIRQTIFSIADNDNNKLMTGELFEIEENDLKVVSLDGHRISIRNIELKNNYSHKKVVVPGKTLQEVSKILPGSAEDEVSIFLTDNHIVFEFENTTVVSRLIEGEYFKIEQMLSSDYETKVKINKRELLDCIDRATLLVKEGDKKPIIMNITDGTMELKINSFIGSMNEDIDIAKEGKDILIGFNPKFFIDALRVIDEEEVTLYMVNPKAPCFIKDDEGTFIYLILPVNFNAAAN
- a CDS encoding RNA-binding S4 domain-containing protein, with product MIEIQIRETDEFIKLGQALKKAGLVESGVDAKFVIQDGLVKVNGETELQRGKKIHDGDVISYNGETVKVSK
- the recF gene encoding DNA replication/repair protein RecF (All proteins in this family for which functions are known are DNA-binding proteins that assist the filamentation of RecA onto DNA for the initiation of recombination or recombinational repair.), translated to MIIQSIELNNFRNYENLHISFDEGTNILFGDNAQGKTNILEAAYLSGTTKSHKGSKDKEMIRFGTNEAHLRTMVLKNGKQYQIDMHLKHNRSKGIAVNKIPMKKASELFGILNIVFFSPEDLNIIKNGPSERRHFLDAELCQLDKIYLSDLSNYNKILNQRNKLLKDMVYRPELSDTLPVWDMQLADTGKKIIRRREKFVKELNELVHEIHYRISGGREELFLSYEPSVSADLLEQELERVKLRDLKQCQTSVGPHRDDLLFSIAGVDIRKFGSQGQQRTSALSLKLSEIELVRKSIHDTPVLLLDDVLSELDSNRQNYLLNSICDTQTIITCTGLDEFIRNRFEINKVFEVISGQVFEKGQVIERQG
- the gyrB gene encoding DNA topoisomerase (ATP-hydrolyzing) subunit B — translated: MATEKIENPNEYGADQIQILEGLEAVRKRPGMYIGSTSARGLHHLVYEIVDNAVDEALAGYCKNIEVTINPDNSITVEDDGRGIPVGMNHKAGKSALEVVYTVLHAGGKFGGGGYKVSGGLHGVGASVVNALSTKLCVEVYKEGQVYFQSYHIGKPDEPVKVIGTCDSEKHGTKVTFHPDPEIFEETVYDYDTLKQRLRETAFLTKGLRIVLTDTREESHHCHEFHYAGGIKEFVTYLNRSKEALYPDVIYCEGTRDGVYVEVAMQHNDSYNDATYSFVNNIITPEGGTHLAGFRNALTKTFNTYARANKILKDSEPALTGDDIREGLTAIISIKIEEPQFEGQTKQKLGNSEARGAVDSVVSEQLTYFLEQNPAVAKSICEKSLLAQRAREAARKARDLTRRKTALEGTSLPGKLADCSDKDPKNCEIFIVEGDSAGGSAKTARSRATQAILPLRGKILNVEKARLDKIYGNAEIKAMITAFGTGIHEDFDISKLRYDKIIIMTDADVDGAHIATLMLTFLYRFMPELIKQGHVYLATPPLYKIEKNKNIWYAYDDAELNNILIEIGRDGNNKIQRYKGLGEMDAEQLWETTMDPEKRILKRVMIDEENSSEIDVTFTTLMGDKVEPRREFIEENAKYVQNLDI
- the gyrA gene encoding DNA gyrase subunit A, with protein sequence MDDKIFDQIHDVDLKKTMETSYIDYAMSVIAQRALPDVRDGLKPVQRRVLYSMIELNNGPDKPHRKCARIVGDTMGKYHPHGDSSIYGALVNMAQEWSTRYPLVDGHGNFGSVDGDGAAAMRYTEARLSKISMEMLADIGKDTVDFVPNFDETEKEPTVLPSRYPNLLVNGTTGIAVGMATNIPPHNLREVINAVVKIIDNKVEEDRDTDIEELLSIVKGPDFPTGGMILGTAGINEAYRTGRGKVRVRAITDIEPMQNGKNRIVVTELPYMVNKARLIEKIAELVRDKKVDGITDLRDESDRQGMRICIELRRDVNPNVVLNLLYKHTQLQDTFGVIMLALVNNEPKVLNLYDMLKYYLIHQEEVVTRRTKYELNKAEERAHILEGLLIALDNIDEVISIIRSSQNTQEAKSRLMERFSLSDAQSQAIVDMRLRALTGLEREKLEAEYAELMDRIAELRAILADKKKLLGVIRTEILLIADKYGDDRRTSIGFDEYDISMEDLIPVTNTVITMTKLGYIKRMSLDNFRAQNRGGKGIKGMETIDDDYIEELLMTTSHHYMMFFTNTGRVYRIKAYEIPEASRTARGTAIVNLLQLQPGEKITAVIPIREYTEGHFLFMATKKGIVKKTPITDYANVRKTGLAAISLREDDELIEVKKTDNNQDVFLVTKYGQCIRFKETDVRKTGRTSMGVIGMNLTDGDEVIGMQMQSQGDALMIVSEKGLGKCTLISEFTTQNRGGKGVKCYKITEKTGNIVGVKAVNQDNELMLITTEGIIIRIKVSDTTLLGRITSGVKLINLDENVTVASIAKVREDKSLIDNADTSELLSEEEEKESAAIAAENAKKASVENTETDDELMKELLERAEADGSEDEEE